From a region of the Paenibacillus lutimineralis genome:
- a CDS encoding carbohydrate ABC transporter permease — translation MQTPVELKNALPEHRPAPKIKLSRGILNVLLSIYGFVTLYPLVWLFLSAFKSNPEFYEFPFGLPKEWHLENFADAWNVARMGVSFKNSFIVTIVALILTLVFGAMAAFVLSRFKFRGKVAAMGLFLLGMLIPIHSTLVPLFIMMKKIHLLDTYGALIFPYTAFELSLAIFVTIAYMSSIPKEMEEAALIDGTGYWGFFFRVMLPLSAPALATVGILAFLRFWNDFAFALVFISKPALQTLPLSLSMFATGYMTDYRLTFAALSLAVIPTIVVYLLFQEQVMKGMVAGAVKG, via the coding sequence ATGCAAACCCCGGTTGAACTAAAAAATGCATTGCCGGAGCACCGGCCTGCTCCTAAGATCAAACTGTCGCGCGGAATTCTCAATGTCCTGTTATCGATCTACGGCTTTGTAACACTCTATCCACTGGTTTGGCTGTTTCTTAGCGCATTCAAGTCAAACCCGGAATTTTATGAATTTCCGTTTGGTCTGCCAAAGGAATGGCATTTGGAGAACTTCGCCGATGCCTGGAACGTGGCCAGAATGGGAGTCTCCTTCAAGAACTCCTTCATTGTTACGATCGTCGCCTTGATACTTACTTTGGTATTTGGCGCAATGGCCGCCTTCGTGTTGTCACGCTTCAAATTCCGTGGCAAGGTAGCTGCTATGGGGCTCTTCCTACTGGGCATGCTGATTCCAATCCATAGTACGCTGGTCCCTTTATTCATTATGATGAAGAAAATACATCTGCTCGACACTTACGGAGCGCTTATTTTCCCATATACCGCCTTTGAGCTGTCTCTAGCTATCTTCGTTACGATCGCATATATGTCTTCGATCCCGAAGGAAATGGAGGAAGCCGCATTAATTGATGGAACCGGCTACTGGGGCTTCTTCTTCCGCGTCATGCTGCCGCTCTCCGCACCGGCACTGGCAACGGTTGGCATTCTCGCCTTCCTGCGCTTCTGGAATGACTTCGCCTTCGCGCTCGTCTTCATCAGCAAGCCAGCATTGCAGACCCTGCCGCTTAGTCTGTCCATGTTCGCCACCGGGTATATGACAGACTACCGTCTCACCTTCGCCGCACTATCGCTGGCCGTCATCCCGACGATTGTCGTGTACCTGCTGTTCCAGGAACAGGTCATGAAGGGAATGGTCGCCGGTGCTGTCAAAGGCTAA
- a CDS encoding CidA/LrgA family protein, giving the protein MKNLSIIILQIAALFFISLAMNYIAKWLHLPIPGTILGIIVLFILLKTNVIKLSWIEQGANWLLAELLLFFIPAAVGVMNYMSLLERDGIRILLVVISSTLVVMASSGLVASRISKRKEQRAQ; this is encoded by the coding sequence ATAAAAAATTTAAGTATCATCATTCTTCAGATCGCGGCTCTATTTTTTATCTCCCTAGCGATGAATTATATAGCGAAATGGTTGCACTTGCCGATTCCTGGTACGATTCTGGGCATCATTGTTCTATTCATCCTGCTGAAGACGAATGTGATTAAGCTAAGCTGGATTGAACAGGGAGCGAATTGGCTGCTAGCTGAATTACTACTATTCTTCATTCCTGCAGCTGTAGGCGTGATGAACTATATGTCCCTACTGGAGCGTGACGGGATTCGAATTCTGCTCGTCGTCATCTCCAGCACATTAGTCGTGATGGCAAGCTCCGGCCTGGTCGCATCGCGAATCTCTAAAAGGAAGGAGCAGAGAGCACAATGA
- a CDS encoding ABC transporter ATP-binding protein, with the protein MSQEQTKGKIGGGHRGPGPGGGHGAMGRPVEKAKDFKGTLKRLIHYLAPHKVQLLAVLIMAILSTVFSVLSPKVMGHATTKLFEGIMGKINGVPGASIDFQYVGQIILILIGLYLLSAAFGYVQQYLMAGVAQKTVYDLRREVNDKLNRLPLKYFDARTHGEILSRVTNDVDNISSTLQQSLTQLITSVLTIIGVIVMMLSISPLMTLIAVLTLPLSVVAITSIAKKSQKQFLRQQKELGELNGHVEEMYTGHNVVKVFGREQRSLDEFNEVNERLYQAGWKAQFISGVIMPIMNFIGNIGYVLVSVVGGILVTKGRINIGDVQAFIQYTRQFTQPIAQTANIANIIQSTVASAERVFEILDEEEEVAEAAKPVTLPQAKGNVSFDHVKFGYDPDKILIEDMNIDVSKGQTIAIVGPTGAGKTTLINLLMRFYEVTDGKITVDGVNITDMKRGDLRSLFGMVLQDTWLFNGTIRDNIAYGREGATEEEIIQAAKTAHADHFIRTLPGGYDTILNEEASNISQGQKQLLTIARAILADPAILILDEATSSVDTRTEVYIQRAMNELMKGRTSFVIAHRLSTIKDADLILVMNHGTVIEKGTHAELLAEGGFYADLYNSQFTGGGIGQEVS; encoded by the coding sequence ATGAGCCAAGAGCAGACAAAAGGAAAGATTGGCGGCGGTCATAGAGGCCCCGGCCCTGGTGGTGGACATGGGGCGATGGGTCGTCCGGTAGAGAAAGCGAAGGACTTCAAGGGTACGCTGAAACGTCTTATTCACTATTTGGCACCGCATAAAGTGCAACTACTAGCTGTGCTGATCATGGCCATCCTGAGTACGGTGTTCAGTGTGCTAAGCCCGAAGGTTATGGGGCACGCAACAACGAAGCTGTTTGAAGGCATTATGGGAAAAATAAATGGTGTACCTGGCGCATCTATTGATTTTCAATACGTAGGGCAAATCATCTTAATTCTTATTGGACTCTATCTATTAAGTGCCGCATTTGGTTATGTACAACAGTATCTAATGGCCGGTGTGGCCCAGAAGACAGTCTATGATCTGCGTAGAGAAGTCAATGACAAGCTGAACCGCCTGCCGTTAAAATATTTCGATGCCCGCACCCACGGTGAGATTCTGAGCCGGGTCACGAATGACGTTGATAATATCAGTTCTACACTACAGCAGAGCTTGACCCAGTTAATAACCTCGGTGCTTACGATTATCGGCGTTATCGTGATGATGCTCTCGATCAGCCCGTTGATGACATTGATCGCTGTGTTGACCTTGCCACTTAGCGTAGTGGCCATCACTTCGATTGCTAAGAAGTCGCAGAAGCAGTTTCTACGGCAGCAGAAAGAACTTGGTGAGCTGAATGGCCATGTTGAGGAAATGTATACGGGCCACAACGTGGTGAAGGTATTCGGCCGTGAGCAAAGATCATTGGATGAATTCAATGAGGTTAACGAACGTTTGTATCAAGCTGGCTGGAAGGCGCAATTCATCTCTGGCGTGATCATGCCGATTATGAATTTCATTGGTAATATCGGTTATGTGCTCGTATCTGTCGTTGGTGGTATTTTGGTGACAAAGGGCAGAATCAACATCGGGGATGTTCAAGCATTTATTCAGTATACCAGACAATTCACACAACCCATTGCCCAGACCGCTAATATCGCTAATATTATTCAATCCACGGTAGCTTCAGCCGAACGTGTCTTTGAGATTCTTGATGAAGAAGAGGAAGTCGCGGAAGCAGCTAAGCCGGTGACATTGCCGCAAGCGAAGGGGAATGTATCTTTCGATCATGTGAAGTTCGGTTATGATCCAGACAAAATCTTGATTGAGGATATGAATATCGATGTGTCCAAAGGCCAGACGATCGCGATTGTCGGACCGACGGGTGCGGGTAAGACCACGCTCATTAACTTGCTAATGCGATTCTATGAAGTGACGGATGGCAAGATTACGGTTGACGGCGTGAACATCACCGATATGAAACGCGGGGATCTGCGCAGTCTGTTCGGGATGGTGCTGCAGGATACCTGGCTGTTCAACGGAACGATCCGTGATAACATCGCATATGGACGTGAAGGAGCGACGGAGGAAGAGATTATCCAGGCAGCCAAGACCGCTCATGCAGATCATTTCATCCGTACATTGCCAGGAGGCTACGATACCATTCTGAACGAAGAAGCCTCCAATATCTCTCAAGGTCAGAAGCAGCTGCTGACGATTGCCCGTGCTATTCTGGCTGATCCAGCAATCCTGATTCTGGATGAAGCGACAAGCAGCGTCGATACTCGGACAGAGGTTTACATCCAGAGAGCAATGAATGAGCTCATGAAGGGTAGAACGAGCTTCGTTATTGCCCACCGTCTGTCAACGATCAAGGATGCCGATCTGATTCTTGTCATGAATCACGGTACTGTGATCGAAAAGGGAACACATGCCGAGCTGTTGGCTGAAGGTGGATTCTACGCCGATCTGTACAATAGCCAGTTTACTGGTGGCGGCATAGGTCAGGAAGTTAGCTAA
- the pdaA gene encoding delta-lactam-biosynthetic de-N-acetylase, which yields MKFALMVAMLACFLFGPVPWGDNGAAASAFSDKAFHFGFKKSIGGGLPSINEEGFKEVVDKHGAIFLGDTSRKELFLTFDNGYENGYTTKILDTLKAKKVPAIFFVTGHYVKSQPELMKRMVAEGHLVGNHSWSHPDMTTISNSEIQQELNQVKEAAGRVTGKKEMSYLRPPRGIFNDRTLAVSKSLGYTNVFWSIAYKDWDVNDQKGEAYAYKNVVSQLHPGAVILLHSISSDNTAALGAIIDEARRQGYEFKSLDALQIAPDMDPFRPPLS from the coding sequence ATGAAATTTGCCCTGATGGTGGCGATGCTGGCCTGTTTTCTCTTCGGTCCCGTACCGTGGGGGGATAATGGTGCCGCTGCGAGCGCCTTCTCGGATAAGGCCTTTCATTTCGGATTCAAGAAGAGCATAGGCGGTGGACTTCCTTCTATTAATGAAGAGGGCTTCAAGGAAGTGGTTGATAAGCACGGAGCTATATTCCTTGGAGATACATCCCGCAAGGAACTGTTTCTAACGTTTGATAACGGGTATGAGAACGGATATACCACCAAAATATTGGACACGCTGAAGGCCAAGAAGGTGCCAGCGATTTTTTTCGTAACCGGTCACTATGTTAAAAGTCAGCCAGAGCTTATGAAGCGAATGGTGGCCGAGGGACACTTAGTCGGCAATCATTCTTGGAGTCATCCCGATATGACGACGATCTCCAATTCGGAGATTCAGCAGGAGCTGAATCAGGTTAAAGAAGCAGCGGGACGTGTTACGGGCAAGAAAGAGATGAGCTATCTGCGCCCGCCGCGCGGAATATTCAATGACCGGACTCTGGCTGTGTCGAAAAGCTTGGGGTATACAAATGTCTTCTGGTCTATCGCTTATAAAGATTGGGATGTCAATGACCAGAAGGGTGAAGCCTACGCATATAAAAATGTTGTATCCCAGCTTCACCCCGGCGCGGTTATCCTCCTGCACTCCATTTCCAGTGATAACACAGCGGCCTTAGGAGCTATTATTGATGAGGCCAGGCGGCAGGGATACGAATTCAAGAGTCTGGATGCATTGCAGATCGCACCGGATATGGATCCATTCAGACCACCGCTATCTTAG
- the cidR gene encoding cidABC operon transcriptional activator CidR, producing the protein MDIRQMQYLVEVARHQSFTKAADALFITQPTISKAIKSLEEELGVVLFNRNGKKIELTDAGQIIVSQAQQIVASFQNLTAELDDLRNLKRGHIRIGLPPMVGANFFPKVIGQFHERYPDITIQLFEDGAKKVEYDVANGTLDVGVVVLPATQEGLAVLPFLEEKLNLVVHPSHPLAGRQEVSLNELVEDSFVLFREDFTLHDRIIAECAKVGFQPHVIYESSQWDLISEMVAAGLGITLLPETICREIDQRRVKIIGLVNPVIPWYLGVVWREDRYLSFSAREWIRFAKKVLIQ; encoded by the coding sequence TTGGATATAAGACAGATGCAATATCTCGTTGAAGTCGCCAGACATCAGAGCTTCACAAAGGCAGCTGATGCATTGTTTATTACTCAGCCTACCATCAGCAAGGCGATTAAATCGCTGGAGGAGGAACTGGGGGTTGTCCTTTTCAACCGCAATGGCAAAAAAATAGAGCTAACGGATGCGGGCCAGATTATTGTCAGTCAGGCGCAGCAAATCGTTGCTTCCTTTCAGAATTTAACGGCCGAGCTCGATGATTTGCGTAATCTAAAGCGTGGGCATATTCGCATCGGACTGCCGCCTATGGTGGGTGCGAACTTTTTTCCAAAGGTGATTGGACAATTTCACGAACGCTATCCTGATATTACGATTCAACTCTTTGAGGACGGAGCGAAGAAGGTGGAGTATGATGTTGCCAATGGCACGCTAGATGTCGGGGTTGTTGTATTGCCAGCTACACAGGAGGGATTGGCAGTTCTCCCGTTTTTGGAGGAGAAGCTGAATCTCGTTGTGCACCCTTCCCATCCGCTGGCAGGTCGGCAGGAGGTGAGTCTAAATGAACTGGTCGAGGATTCCTTCGTATTATTCCGTGAGGACTTCACGCTTCATGACCGGATTATCGCCGAGTGTGCCAAAGTGGGCTTTCAGCCGCATGTTATATATGAGAGTTCACAGTGGGACCTAATCAGTGAGATGGTAGCTGCCGGGCTTGGTATTACGCTACTGCCGGAGACGATCTGCCGTGAGATTGACCAGAGAAGAGTAAAAATCATCGGATTAGTCAATCCGGTTATTCCATGGTATCTTGGCGTTGTCTGGCGTGAGGATCGCTATTTATCCTTCTCGGCGCGGGAATGGATCCGTTTTGCGAAGAAGGTGCTTATTCAATAA
- a CDS encoding ABC transporter ATP-binding protein has protein sequence MIKLFRHLKPYKWLVIAAMALVFFQSLAELYLPTLMSDIVNTGVVKGDTAYIWKIGGYMLLVAIGGMACAIGGSFFSSKAAMGFGKSMRGKVFNHVSNFSLEEFDKIGTASMITRTTNDITQVQQVLIMMLRMMMMAPMMCIGGVIMAVSKDATLTLVLVVVIPVLAAIIFGIVRKGIPLFKSIQKKIDRLNLVMREGLTGIRVIRSFNRIEHETQRFDEANRDLTNTMIKVNKLMAYLMPVVMLIMNLSSVAIIWFGGLRIDAEKMAVGDLMAFLQYAMQIMFSLVMVSMMFVLIPRASASAVRINEVLDMEPVIEDPAQSNAKSSSMRGHIEFQDVTFSYPGAEQPAVQNISFIANPGETTAIIGGTGSGKSTMINLIPRFYDVESGRVLVDGIDVRDIPQHELRQKIGFVPQKAVLFTGTIADNIRYGKEDATDEEVQYAAEIAQAAGFISRMEDGYDSQIAQGGTNVSGGQKQRLSIARALVRDAEIYIFDDSFSALDFKTDAKLRAALKNETKESTVLIVAQRVSTVMNADRIIVLNESKVAGVGTHHELMETCDVYREIVYSQLSEEEIA, from the coding sequence ATGATAAAACTTTTCAGACATTTGAAACCATACAAATGGCTAGTCATCGCAGCGATGGCGCTAGTGTTCTTCCAATCGCTCGCCGAATTGTACTTGCCGACGCTGATGTCCGATATTGTGAACACGGGCGTCGTCAAAGGTGATACGGCATATATTTGGAAGATTGGCGGCTATATGCTGCTTGTCGCGATCGGCGGGATGGCCTGCGCGATCGGTGGCAGCTTCTTCTCATCGAAGGCAGCGATGGGCTTCGGTAAATCAATGCGTGGCAAGGTATTTAATCATGTATCGAATTTCTCGCTGGAGGAATTCGACAAGATCGGTACCGCTTCGATGATTACACGGACGACAAATGATATTACTCAGGTTCAGCAAGTGTTAATTATGATGCTCCGTATGATGATGATGGCGCCGATGATGTGTATCGGCGGCGTAATTATGGCAGTATCTAAGGACGCTACTTTGACGCTTGTCCTCGTTGTAGTCATTCCCGTATTAGCAGCTATTATTTTCGGGATTGTAAGAAAGGGCATTCCACTGTTCAAATCGATTCAGAAGAAGATCGACAGATTGAATCTGGTTATGCGCGAAGGACTGACAGGAATCCGCGTCATCCGTTCTTTCAATCGGATCGAACATGAGACACAGCGTTTTGATGAAGCGAACCGGGATTTAACCAATACCATGATCAAAGTGAACAAGCTGATGGCCTATTTGATGCCGGTGGTCATGCTGATCATGAATCTCTCCTCCGTAGCCATCATTTGGTTCGGCGGACTGCGGATTGATGCTGAGAAAATGGCGGTCGGCGATCTAATGGCTTTCCTGCAGTATGCCATGCAGATCATGTTCTCGCTCGTAATGGTATCTATGATGTTCGTATTGATTCCACGTGCTTCCGCATCGGCTGTACGGATCAATGAAGTGCTGGATATGGAGCCTGTCATTGAAGATCCGGCTCAGTCTAATGCCAAGAGCAGCAGCATGAGAGGCCATATTGAATTCCAAGATGTGACCTTTAGCTATCCGGGCGCAGAGCAGCCAGCGGTGCAGAATATCTCGTTCATCGCAAATCCGGGTGAGACGACTGCAATTATCGGCGGCACAGGTTCAGGTAAATCGACGATGATTAACCTGATTCCGAGGTTCTACGATGTAGAGAGCGGCCGAGTGCTTGTGGACGGTATAGACGTTCGGGATATTCCGCAGCATGAGTTGCGTCAGAAGATCGGCTTCGTACCGCAGAAGGCCGTGCTGTTCACCGGGACGATTGCTGACAATATCCGTTATGGTAAGGAAGATGCGACGGATGAGGAAGTGCAGTATGCGGCTGAGATTGCCCAGGCTGCCGGGTTTATATCGAGAATGGAAGATGGCTACGATTCGCAGATCGCTCAGGGCGGAACGAATGTATCCGGCGGGCAGAAGCAGCGCCTCTCTATTGCCCGTGCATTGGTACGAGATGCCGAGATTTACATCTTTGATGACAGCTTCTCGGCGCTTGATTTCAAGACCGATGCCAAGCTGCGCGCTGCATTGAAGAATGAGACGAAGGAGTCCACCGTCTTGATCGTGGCACAGCGGGTCAGTACAGTTATGAATGCTGACCGGATTATCGTATTGAACGAGAGCAAGGTTGCTGGAGTCGGCACGCATCATGAATTAATGGAGACTTGCGATGTATACCGTGAGATCGTGTATTCGCAGCTATCGGAGGAGGAGATCGCATGA
- a CDS encoding amino acid permease produces the protein MNYFRRKSIPSMIEEQQAAGKRHMKKELGVFDLAMLGVGCVVGTGIFVLTGVAAANHAGPGLILSFVLAGIVCAFCALCYAEFASMVPVSGSAYTYSYATFGELIAWILGWDLILEYGFAASMVASGWSGYFQGLLSGFGLDIPRALSSAFNPAEGTYIDLPAVLIVLLLTFIVSRGGKESTRLNSIMVIIKIAVILLFVIVGSFYVKPSNWSPFMPFGFSGVITGAATAFLSYIGFDVVATAAEEVKNPQKDLPLGIIWSLVICSLLYIIVTAVLTGLVPYTQLDVKNPVAYALQVIHQDWVAGFISLGAIVGITTVLFVLLFGQSRLLFAIGRDGLLPEQLSRLNPKTEAPSTSIWSTGVIVALFAGLIPLNRLADLVSIGTLFAFIAVSLGIIILRRTNPELTRSFKVPFVPVIPLIAILSCSYLLISLPGITWIAFLIWMVIGLAVYSLYGYRHSKLSQLPSVKKQK, from the coding sequence ATGAACTACTTTAGAAGAAAATCAATACCCTCAATGATTGAGGAACAACAGGCAGCAGGCAAGAGACATATGAAGAAAGAACTAGGCGTATTCGATCTTGCCATGCTTGGCGTAGGATGTGTTGTTGGCACGGGGATTTTCGTATTAACCGGTGTAGCCGCAGCCAATCATGCCGGTCCAGGATTAATTCTCTCCTTCGTTCTGGCTGGAATCGTATGCGCGTTCTGTGCGCTATGCTACGCGGAATTTGCTTCGATGGTACCGGTATCTGGAAGCGCCTATACGTATAGTTACGCTACCTTTGGCGAACTGATTGCCTGGATCCTGGGCTGGGATTTGATCCTTGAGTATGGTTTCGCTGCTTCGATGGTAGCGAGTGGCTGGTCCGGTTATTTTCAGGGATTACTCTCTGGCTTCGGTCTGGATATTCCACGGGCACTCAGCAGCGCATTCAATCCTGCGGAGGGCACTTATATCGATTTGCCCGCTGTCCTTATCGTTCTGCTGCTCACCTTCATTGTCTCCAGAGGCGGTAAGGAATCGACGCGGCTCAATTCGATTATGGTTATTATTAAAATTGCAGTTATTCTTCTCTTCGTAATTGTAGGCTCTTTCTACGTAAAACCGTCGAACTGGAGCCCCTTCATGCCTTTTGGCTTTAGCGGGGTAATTACGGGAGCAGCTACCGCATTTCTATCCTATATCGGGTTCGATGTTGTAGCGACAGCTGCTGAAGAAGTGAAAAATCCACAAAAAGATTTACCGCTGGGGATCATTTGGTCGCTGGTTATTTGCTCGTTGCTCTATATCATTGTAACGGCTGTGTTAACCGGTCTCGTTCCGTATACTCAGCTCGATGTCAAAAATCCAGTTGCTTATGCGCTGCAGGTCATCCACCAGGACTGGGTGGCAGGCTTCATTTCACTAGGTGCAATCGTCGGTATAACGACTGTGCTGTTCGTGCTGCTATTCGGGCAATCCCGTCTCTTGTTCGCGATCGGGCGCGATGGATTGTTGCCGGAACAATTATCGCGGCTTAATCCGAAGACAGAGGCTCCATCGACTAGCATCTGGTCGACAGGGGTGATCGTCGCACTGTTCGCCGGACTAATTCCGCTGAACAGACTTGCTGATCTTGTCAGCATTGGCACGTTGTTCGCTTTTATCGCTGTATCGCTTGGCATCATTATTTTACGCCGAACAAATCCAGAATTAACCCGCTCTTTCAAGGTGCCGTTCGTTCCGGTTATTCCTTTAATTGCTATCTTGAGCTGCAGCTACTTGTTAATTAGCTTACCGGGTATCACCTGGATCGCTTTCCTGATCTGGATGGTTATTGGACTGGCTGTATACAGTTTGTATGGCTACAGGCATAGCAAATTATCCCAACTCCCATCGGTGAAGAAGCAGAAATAA
- a CDS encoding MarR family winged helix-turn-helix transcriptional regulator, whose translation MGETPKTQRLMEVFNRFRRAGWHKPPLEGLKPSEVKVLFFIHRGSHNDPRGVMISSISSMMEVTSPTVTPLVRSLENRGLVVRYTDEEDRRAVRIKLTEQGEAVTRKAHEAYTRRFTGLINHLGEEKSGQLAELLEQVYEYLDQQHRSQQDQ comes from the coding sequence GTGGGCGAGACTCCTAAAACCCAACGTCTAATGGAGGTGTTCAACCGCTTCAGAAGAGCCGGATGGCATAAGCCTCCATTGGAAGGTCTAAAGCCCAGCGAGGTCAAAGTATTGTTCTTTATTCATAGGGGGAGCCATAATGATCCGCGCGGCGTTATGATCTCATCGATTAGCAGCATGATGGAAGTAACCTCTCCGACAGTTACACCACTTGTACGTAGTCTGGAGAATAGGGGGCTAGTAGTTCGCTATACCGATGAAGAGGATCGCAGGGCGGTTCGTATTAAGCTTACCGAACAGGGTGAAGCTGTGACTCGTAAGGCACACGAGGCCTATACCCGTCGATTCACCGGATTGATTAATCATTTAGGAGAAGAGAAAAGCGGTCAGTTGGCCGAACTGTTGGAACAAGTATATGAATATTTAGACCAGCAGCATCGCTCCCAGCAAGACCAATGA